The following coding sequences are from one Archaeoglobaceae archaeon window:
- a CDS encoding 2-hydroxyacyl-CoA dehydratase family protein: protein MSEIKNGLVLRSYQVLKTIRNFGAYTRDEINSMLDLFVKEQAHTLKSFLDERHDGAGLQFLQDILGKHVIEAVEAKDKGKKVVMIPFNFPPEVINAFDNAVPFTTEVVTTTGTLALAHQGEPYWDFAVSLGIPDFVCSANTIALGSILLSTQAREFVPDMMISAAPGSCDANSKIHEFVSEYLGIPEIILDKTGESARDFELYRRLFHKMFSKLEAELGEVDEDRLIKTIEKCNEATELYWELYELKKNSPCPVPNMFTLMSYGTRFTMWGRDEAIEMFQKFIEVAEKRLRKGEYPAEKEIARSLWVYTGYYIDLFEFWLWLEDNGISYLNDLLNSQVLKEMHEVSTKEEAIDALANNAWNYVMTRQMGAENMGLKWVEDTLHLVKDLNANCAVYSGHHACKQSQSVFRILRDELTKEGIPVLRLDGDCWNRRITPISVLHSKRQEEEAKRLILCYSQEPM from the coding sequence ATGTCGGAAATTAAGAATGGGCTGGTTTTGAGAAGTTATCAGGTTCTGAAAACGATCAGGAATTTTGGTGCTTATACAAGAGATGAAATCAACAGCATGTTGGATCTATTTGTAAAGGAGCAGGCTCACACGCTCAAAAGCTTTCTTGATGAAAGACATGATGGGGCCGGACTACAATTTTTGCAGGATATTCTTGGTAAACACGTTATTGAAGCTGTGGAAGCGAAGGATAAGGGCAAAAAAGTCGTAATGATACCCTTTAACTTCCCTCCTGAAGTTATAAATGCTTTTGATAACGCGGTTCCGTTTACAACTGAAGTTGTAACTACAACTGGCACACTCGCTCTTGCTCATCAGGGCGAGCCATACTGGGATTTCGCAGTCTCTCTCGGAATTCCCGACTTTGTGTGCTCAGCAAATACAATAGCATTGGGTTCTATTTTGTTGTCCACGCAGGCAAGAGAATTTGTTCCCGATATGATGATCTCTGCAGCTCCCGGATCCTGTGATGCAAACTCGAAGATTCATGAATTTGTCTCTGAGTATCTTGGAATACCTGAGATAATACTTGACAAAACTGGAGAAAGTGCAAGGGATTTCGAACTATACAGGAGACTATTTCATAAGATGTTTTCAAAGCTTGAGGCGGAATTGGGTGAGGTTGATGAAGACAGATTGATAAAAACGATCGAAAAATGCAATGAAGCGACAGAGCTTTACTGGGAGCTTTATGAGCTCAAGAAAAATTCTCCGTGCCCTGTGCCAAACATGTTCACACTGATGAGCTACGGAACCCGCTTTACAATGTGGGGAAGAGATGAAGCAATCGAGATGTTTCAGAAATTCATAGAAGTGGCAGAGAAGAGACTACGTAAAGGAGAATACCCTGCTGAAAAGGAGATTGCAAGAAGTCTCTGGGTTTATACTGGCTATTACATCGACCTCTTTGAGTTCTGGCTCTGGCTTGAGGACAACGGAATAAGCTATCTCAACGATCTCCTTAATTCTCAGGTTTTGAAGGAGATGCATGAAGTTAGCACAAAGGAAGAAGCGATTGACGCTCTTGCCAACAATGCTTGGAACTACGTTATGACGAGGCAGATGGGTGCGGAAAACATGGGACTCAAGTGGGTTGAAGATACTCTGCATCTGGTAAAAGATTTGAATGCGAATTGCGCTGTTTATAGCGGGCATCATGCATGTAAGCAGTCCCAAAGCGTGTTCAGAATTCTAAGAGATGAACTGACGAAAGAAGGAATACCAGTTTTGAGACTTGATGGGGACTGCTGGAATCGTAGAATAACGCCGATTAGCGTTCTTCATAGCAAAAGGCAAGAAGAGGAGGCGAAAAGGCTGATATTATGCTATTCGCAGGAACCGATGTAG
- a CDS encoding 2-hydroxyacyl-CoA dehydratase family protein, which translates to MGLDKVQEISRILENDYIKDWKSKGGFVIGHACIALPKEVAEAGKILPFRLRGNSNPDTSTADSYLSRYNCSLCRSCLELVLNGSYDFLDGFVRVRGCDHWMGTFDEINHAKKAKFIYYFKVPHIVNEDTLKFFADEIRDLKSFFEKQFQLKIHEDDIIGQIRLQAQINKKLADFGKKRYKIPNFYGHEAIALAIARESLPSETFNSLLDKVLSQGRKIDFRAKIVLGGSPLDEIELLKKIEEMGALIVAETTCFGTGGFWNAMEYDGGDIYEFLAKKYLETLKICARMFGEYNFRKNFIKQMVEMAEADGVILTHNKFCDLFGIENAKLRLDLEKEGIPVLLLEKEYASSADIGRIKTRVQAFMERLGR; encoded by the coding sequence ATGGGGCTGGATAAAGTCCAAGAAATCTCCAGAATTCTGGAAAATGATTATATAAAAGACTGGAAGTCTAAAGGCGGTTTTGTAATTGGTCATGCATGCATAGCTCTGCCAAAAGAAGTTGCTGAAGCAGGTAAAATTCTGCCCTTTAGGCTAAGAGGAAACAGCAATCCAGATACTTCCACAGCAGATTCCTACCTCTCCAGATATAACTGTAGTCTGTGCAGAAGTTGTCTTGAACTTGTTTTAAATGGGAGCTACGATTTTCTCGATGGCTTTGTTAGAGTTAGGGGTTGTGATCACTGGATGGGCACTTTCGATGAAATCAACCACGCAAAGAAGGCTAAATTCATTTATTACTTTAAAGTCCCACACATTGTCAATGAGGATACCCTAAAATTTTTCGCAGATGAAATAAGGGATCTAAAAAGCTTTTTTGAGAAACAATTCCAGCTGAAAATACACGAGGATGATATTATAGGTCAAATAAGGCTCCAAGCTCAGATTAACAAAAAGCTCGCAGATTTTGGCAAAAAAAGATACAAGATTCCAAATTTTTATGGACACGAAGCCATAGCACTGGCTATCGCACGCGAATCCTTGCCTTCAGAGACTTTCAACTCTTTGCTTGATAAAGTTTTGAGCCAAGGCAGAAAAATAGACTTTAGGGCTAAAATCGTGCTTGGAGGAAGTCCGTTAGATGAAATTGAACTTCTAAAAAAGATCGAAGAAATGGGTGCGTTGATTGTGGCAGAAACAACGTGCTTTGGCACAGGTGGATTCTGGAATGCGATGGAGTATGATGGTGGAGACATCTACGAGTTTCTTGCGAAAAAGTATCTCGAAACTCTGAAGATATGCGCAAGGATGTTCGGAGAATACAATTTCAGGAAGAATTTTATAAAACAAATGGTTGAAATGGCTGAAGCAGACGGGGTTATTTTGACCCATAACAAGTTCTGTGATTTATTTGGTATTGAAAACGCCAAGTTAAGATTGGATCTTGAAAAAGAGGGCATTCCAGTGCTTTTGCTGGAAAAAGAATACGCTTCATCAGCAGACATTGGCAGAATAAAAACGAGGGTTCAGGCTTTTATGGAAAGGCTGGGGAGGTGA
- a CDS encoding acyl-CoA dehydrogenase family protein — translation MEFARIKEFESPLERYLAEMIRDWGEKYVIPHRRNFDEDWKEHKTIEPALEKLMVNYGIQMAIFPEEVGGWGLGSSDYFGSITARVMEEIGRYDTGIAVSVGVSLWPLFVIAVKPHINYDLCAEFAPLYRRKKLTISANAMTEPQGGSDIENLDELKGKTIRTTAKLEGDEWVINGHKLWPTNSGGLADLFGVVCTTNPGVADERCFAYIYVPANLPGVKQGEPYRKAGMAADKNSDIWFENVRVPKHYRAWGEGLDARYFRIIISTGCLGSAGMALGAMENIYEILLEKCSEFRYRGKPLKENTAVAGILADIAAEIEICRSAVYTYARMLDNPELYGERFSSEIIARGRALKLKVCDACCNVAEKAMNLLAHYGIDRNFDVEKHWRDVKIIQLWMGGRQLCQMDVARHFYACTQL, via the coding sequence TTGGAGTTTGCGAGAATTAAAGAATTTGAATCTCCTCTTGAAAGGTATCTCGCTGAGATGATAAGGGATTGGGGCGAGAAATACGTTATACCACATAGAAGAAACTTCGATGAGGACTGGAAAGAGCACAAAACAATAGAACCCGCCTTGGAGAAGCTAATGGTTAACTACGGAATTCAGATGGCTATTTTTCCAGAAGAAGTTGGTGGATGGGGGCTTGGCAGTTCAGACTATTTTGGCTCAATCACCGCAAGAGTAATGGAAGAAATCGGAAGATACGACACTGGAATAGCAGTATCGGTAGGCGTTTCTTTATGGCCACTCTTCGTGATAGCTGTGAAGCCTCACATAAATTATGACCTTTGTGCAGAGTTTGCTCCACTTTACAGGCGTAAAAAGCTGACAATTTCAGCAAATGCTATGACAGAACCACAGGGTGGCTCAGACATAGAGAACCTCGATGAGCTTAAAGGAAAAACCATAAGAACTACCGCAAAGCTCGAAGGCGACGAATGGGTCATAAACGGTCACAAACTTTGGCCAACAAACAGTGGAGGTCTTGCAGATTTATTTGGGGTTGTTTGCACGACAAATCCAGGCGTGGCAGATGAGAGATGCTTTGCCTATATCTACGTTCCTGCGAATTTGCCAGGAGTAAAGCAAGGGGAGCCATACAGAAAGGCGGGAATGGCTGCAGACAAAAATTCTGACATCTGGTTTGAAAACGTAAGGGTTCCAAAGCATTACCGAGCCTGGGGCGAAGGACTGGATGCAAGGTATTTCAGAATAATCATCTCTACAGGCTGTCTTGGTAGCGCTGGGATGGCACTTGGAGCAATGGAGAACATTTACGAAATTCTGCTTGAGAAATGCAGTGAGTTCAGGTATAGAGGCAAACCTTTAAAGGAGAACACAGCAGTTGCAGGAATTCTGGCTGATATCGCTGCTGAAATAGAGATCTGCAGATCTGCTGTTTACACCTACGCAAGAATGCTCGACAACCCTGAGCTCTATGGCGAGAGGTTCTCTTCTGAGATAATTGCCAGAGGGAGAGCTTTAAAATTGAAGGTATGTGATGCCTGCTGCAATGTTGCAGAGAAGGCGATGAATCTTCTCGCACACTACGGTATTGATCGGAACTTCGATGTTGAAAAGCACTGGAGAGATGTTAAAATAATTCAACTATGGATGGGCGGAAGGCAGTTGTGCCAGATGGATGTTGCAAGACATTTTTATGCCTGCACCCAGCTTTAA
- a CDS encoding acyl-CoA dehydrogenase family protein — MKMEFESISELRSDVAEMLGKSINEWAEKEVIPFRAQIDDELEIAEKAMKKLFLDIGMQKLVLPEELGGAGVSGEELPAVLLRSFEEIGKADSGIGFVLSAVLASMISAQGSEAFDLIAKKSSQDLLRISIFPPQFGKSDFRGFELAKAVDRGDKIKIKGFGRPLNSGFDANLFVVFCNYNGVSLALIDSEDVEKGELVKNTGLIASRNCDVKINAEIEKNRILTGNAWMKLYTYLNLCLSALCVGSAFDSCRILRDWAEKRTIRGKPLRDNTVDALVIAEVAREAIEAKSIAQILAKMMLEDRNEEELYLFSILSALKCSNSAFLSADRAMELMASQGYAREGLLEKQWRDAKSLKTVLNQYHLLLELSSGYFGAKLW; from the coding sequence ATGAAAATGGAATTTGAGAGTATTTCCGAACTTAGAAGTGACGTTGCAGAGATGCTTGGAAAAAGCATAAATGAGTGGGCAGAGAAGGAAGTTATTCCCTTCAGAGCACAGATAGACGACGAACTTGAAATAGCTGAAAAAGCCATGAAGAAGCTTTTTTTGGATATTGGGATGCAGAAGTTAGTGCTTCCCGAAGAATTGGGTGGTGCGGGTGTTAGTGGTGAGGAATTACCAGCGGTTTTACTCAGAAGCTTTGAGGAAATAGGGAAAGCAGATTCTGGAATAGGTTTTGTGCTCTCTGCAGTATTGGCTTCGATGATTTCCGCTCAGGGAAGCGAGGCATTTGATTTAATTGCTAAAAAATCTTCACAGGATTTGCTAAGGATCTCTATTTTTCCGCCACAGTTTGGAAAGAGTGATTTTAGGGGTTTCGAACTTGCTAAAGCTGTAGATAGGGGGGATAAAATAAAAATAAAGGGTTTTGGAAGACCTTTGAACTCGGGCTTTGATGCAAATTTATTTGTTGTTTTTTGCAATTACAATGGTGTATCTCTTGCTCTCATAGATTCCGAAGATGTTGAAAAAGGCGAATTGGTTAAAAACACTGGATTGATCGCAAGCAGGAATTGTGATGTCAAGATCAACGCAGAGATTGAGAAAAACAGAATACTGACTGGAAACGCTTGGATGAAATTATACACGTATCTAAATCTATGTCTCTCAGCGCTCTGCGTAGGCTCAGCTTTTGATTCATGCAGAATTCTTAGAGACTGGGCAGAAAAAAGAACGATCAGGGGAAAGCCTCTACGAGACAACACAGTTGATGCGCTTGTAATAGCTGAGGTTGCAAGAGAAGCGATTGAGGCAAAGTCAATTGCACAAATTCTGGCAAAAATGATGCTTGAAGATAGAAACGAAGAAGAATTATACCTTTTCTCGATACTCTCTGCTCTGAAATGCTCAAATTCCGCTTTCTTATCTGCAGACCGAGCCATGGAGCTAATGGCTTCTCAAGGCTATGCGCGAGAGGGGCTTTTGGAGAAGCAGTGGAGAGATGCAAAGAGCCTAAAAACAGTTCTAAATCAATATCATCTGCTTCTGGAACTATCCTCTGGTTACTTTGGTGCTAAACTCTGGTAG
- a CDS encoding archaemetzincin family Zn-dependent metalloprotease: MIQLQPLGEVDVELLEWLAGELRNVFNTEISILPKIPMPSNCYSKRGQYNSTCILATLKVSEITLAVTSEDLYARGLNFVFGEAEVGGKKAVVSYHRLKLGVDREELKIRLLKEAVHELGHVFGLEHCKTPGCVMNFSNNVLEVDKKTSNFCKNCVSKLKNRI, from the coding sequence ATGATCCAGCTTCAGCCTCTCGGAGAAGTTGATGTGGAACTTTTAGAGTGGCTTGCAGGAGAATTAAGAAATGTATTCAACACTGAGATCTCGATTCTTCCCAAAATCCCGATGCCTTCGAATTGCTACAGCAAGCGGGGACAATACAATTCAACCTGTATCCTTGCTACATTGAAAGTGTCTGAGATCACACTTGCGGTAACATCAGAAGATCTATACGCAAGAGGGCTTAATTTTGTCTTTGGCGAAGCGGAAGTAGGGGGCAAAAAAGCGGTTGTTTCTTATCATAGGCTAAAATTAGGAGTTGACAGAGAAGAGCTCAAGATTAGGCTTCTAAAAGAAGCAGTGCATGAATTAGGGCATGTTTTTGGTTTGGAGCACTGCAAAACTCCTGGATGCGTTATGAACTTTTCGAACAATGTTCTGGAAGTCGATAAAAAGACTTCGAATTTTTGCAAGAATTGCGTTTCAAAATTAAAAAATAGAATTTAA
- a CDS encoding TraB/GumN family protein — protein MEKKLIIVGTAHVLQKSVEEVKAVIENEKPDAVAVELCPARYRALIGEREEVKVSEILKRGDFFLILLQLILGYFQRKMGEEMKTKPGEEMLTAINKAKEVNADILLIDRDITITFKRLWGQMSFFEKLKFFYYMLRGSFGKDVEVEEVLREDIIDLLVREFRKISPKAAKVLIDERDEFMAYNLLRAMEKYNKVVAVVGAGHKKGIVEAMQRGVQNPEKLLEVKQSNKLRWIGIAFIGIILTFFALTAIFAFELLYKVFIYWFLINGILAGLGALIARGHPLSVLSAFLCAWLTSLNPFLAAGWISGAVEAWIRKPTMKDVEDVFKTDSLREMLNNKFFRVILVAALTNLGSTIGTIYGGYYILTNFGVDVAKVISENLRFL, from the coding sequence GTGGAAAAGAAGCTGATCATTGTTGGCACCGCTCATGTTTTGCAGAAGAGCGTTGAAGAAGTAAAGGCGGTCATAGAGAACGAAAAGCCCGACGCAGTGGCTGTGGAGCTTTGTCCAGCAAGATATAGAGCTTTGATTGGAGAAAGAGAAGAAGTAAAAGTGTCTGAGATACTTAAGAGGGGTGATTTCTTCTTAATATTGCTACAGCTAATTCTCGGCTATTTCCAGAGAAAAATGGGAGAAGAGATGAAGACAAAGCCCGGAGAAGAAATGCTTACAGCAATAAACAAGGCAAAGGAGGTCAATGCAGATATTCTGCTTATAGATCGGGATATTACGATTACCTTTAAGCGCCTCTGGGGACAGATGAGCTTCTTTGAAAAGCTAAAGTTCTTCTATTACATGCTCAGGGGTTCTTTTGGCAAAGATGTTGAAGTCGAGGAAGTGCTTAGGGAGGACATAATAGATCTTCTCGTTAGGGAGTTCAGAAAGATTTCGCCAAAGGCTGCAAAGGTTTTGATCGACGAAAGAGACGAGTTCATGGCTTACAATTTGCTTAGGGCAATGGAGAAATACAACAAAGTTGTTGCGGTAGTAGGAGCGGGGCACAAGAAGGGGATCGTTGAGGCGATGCAGAGAGGTGTGCAGAATCCTGAGAAACTGCTTGAGGTAAAGCAAAGCAATAAGCTCAGGTGGATCGGGATTGCATTCATTGGCATAATACTTACATTCTTCGCTCTGACTGCGATTTTTGCATTCGAGTTGCTATACAAGGTCTTTATCTATTGGTTTCTGATCAATGGAATTCTTGCAGGACTTGGAGCACTTATTGCAAGAGGACATCCGTTGTCTGTGCTGTCAGCATTTTTATGCGCATGGCTTACGTCTTTAAACCCGTTTTTAGCAGCTGGATGGATCTCTGGAGCAGTTGAAGCTTGGATCAGAAAGCCAACGATGAAGGATGTAGAGGATGTTTTCAAGACAGATAGCTTGAGAGAAATGCTCAACAACAAATTCTTCAGAGTGATCCTTGTCGCAGCGTTAACGAATCTCGGTAGCACGATTGGAACGATCTATGGGGGGTATTATATCCTTACAAACTTTGGTGTAGACGTTGCAAAAGTGATCTCCGAAAACCTGCGATTTTTATGA
- a CDS encoding M50 family metallopeptidase, producing MDASLRIARVKGIEIMIHWSLFIILFILSSYFYVSSEPFGFANLKEPERIAFSILASIFVFIAVLLHELAHSLIAMKFGVKVKGIMLFIFGGVAMMEKIPKNPKEELAIALAGPLASLTIAILSFIVALNTAGGISMFFLISAYFNSILTIFNLIPAFPMDGGRVLRSIIARKASYTKATKTAAGIGKAIAIAMGIIGFFGVNIWLMLIALFIYLGASEEEKIVTAEDLFSRFSIGDIMTKDVISVSPETRVGEVIDLMFRHKHLGYPVVKDNNLVGIVTLKDIMNADPNAKVEEVMSKEVITLSPKDRAFEAFRLMSERGIGRIPVVEDGKLVGIVSRSDLMKIKELLEFLEVLEWKRS from the coding sequence ATGGACGCCTCTCTCAGAATCGCAAGGGTGAAAGGTATCGAGATTATGATCCACTGGAGCCTTTTCATAATTCTATTCATACTTTCAAGCTACTTCTACGTCTCAAGTGAGCCATTTGGCTTTGCAAATCTTAAAGAACCTGAAAGAATTGCTTTTTCAATCTTGGCTTCGATCTTTGTATTCATTGCGGTGCTTTTGCATGAGCTTGCCCACTCACTTATAGCAATGAAGTTCGGCGTTAAGGTGAAGGGAATAATGCTCTTCATCTTCGGCGGAGTCGCAATGATGGAAAAAATCCCAAAGAATCCAAAAGAAGAGCTTGCCATAGCATTAGCTGGGCCTTTAGCGAGTTTAACGATTGCCATTCTGAGCTTCATTGTAGCTCTAAACACAGCGGGCGGAATTTCTATGTTTTTCCTGATCAGTGCCTATTTCAACTCAATACTTACGATCTTCAACCTTATTCCCGCTTTTCCAATGGATGGCGGAAGAGTTTTGCGTAGCATAATAGCAAGAAAGGCAAGCTACACAAAAGCTACAAAAACCGCTGCAGGAATTGGCAAAGCGATAGCGATTGCCATGGGAATAATCGGATTTTTTGGTGTGAATATCTGGCTCATGCTCATCGCACTCTTTATATATCTCGGAGCAAGCGAAGAAGAGAAGATCGTGACCGCTGAAGATCTATTTTCGAGGTTTTCAATAGGAGACATAATGACAAAAGACGTGATCTCAGTCTCTCCAGAGACAAGAGTTGGAGAGGTGATCGATCTTATGTTCAGACACAAACATCTTGGCTATCCCGTTGTTAAAGATAACAACCTTGTTGGAATAGTGACCTTAAAGGACATTATGAATGCAGATCCGAATGCAAAAGTGGAAGAAGTAATGAGCAAAGAAGTTATTACTCTCTCTCCAAAAGACAGGGCTTTTGAGGCTTTTAGGCTCATGAGTGAGAGGGGAATTGGGAGAATTCCAGTTGTCGAAGACGGAAAGCTTGTTGGAATAGTTTCAAGGAGTGATCTAATGAAGATCAAAGAACTGCTTGAATTTCTGGAGGTGTTGGAGTGGAAAAGAAGCTGA